Proteins encoded together in one Planctomyces sp. SH-PL14 window:
- a CDS encoding DUF1800 family protein encodes MPLNIETVDPDWAWKAYVPDDAQPWSRGRAAHLFRRAGFGGSEPDLTRAVADGPRGTVDRLVHPSPASAAETADAESLGESALAGGNAKSLEAWWLYRMRNASDVLLEKMTLFWHGHFATSADKVTDARLMFEQNELLRRHALGKFGPFVQEISRDPAMLIYLDSATNRKQHPNENYAREVMELFCLGEGEYSETDIRELARCFTGWEIKRGKFKFNKYQHDEGEKTVLGARKIREGGEGVDVVLSQPACPEFLVRKLLRFFVFDDVVPPDALIQPLVEEFRASDLDVRTLLGWVFASNLFFSPLALSRKVRSPVELGVGLLRGLEATTNLQALAEGTARVGQELFYPPNVKGWDGGRTWINSSTLLGRANLVRQLVHSDKTRFAGGTLEELVGGWKLKSSAEIVARWCDLLLAREVATETLRPVVSRIDESGGTREHRLREALCLLCTIPEFQLA; translated from the coding sequence ATGCCCCTCAACATCGAGACCGTCGATCCGGACTGGGCCTGGAAGGCCTACGTACCCGATGACGCCCAGCCCTGGTCCCGCGGCCGTGCGGCTCACCTCTTCCGGCGGGCCGGCTTCGGAGGCTCGGAGCCGGATCTGACCCGGGCCGTCGCCGATGGGCCGCGGGGCACGGTGGATCGCCTTGTGCATCCCTCACCGGCTTCCGCCGCGGAGACGGCCGACGCGGAGAGCCTGGGAGAGTCGGCACTCGCGGGGGGGAACGCCAAGTCGCTGGAGGCGTGGTGGCTGTACCGGATGCGGAACGCATCGGATGTTTTGCTGGAGAAGATGACCCTCTTCTGGCACGGCCACTTCGCCACGAGCGCCGACAAGGTGACCGATGCCCGGCTGATGTTCGAGCAGAACGAACTGCTCCGCCGGCACGCTCTCGGAAAGTTCGGACCGTTCGTGCAGGAGATCTCCCGCGATCCGGCGATGCTGATCTACCTCGATTCGGCCACGAACCGCAAGCAGCACCCGAACGAGAACTACGCCCGCGAGGTGATGGAGCTCTTCTGCCTGGGGGAAGGGGAATACAGCGAGACCGACATCCGCGAGCTGGCGCGGTGCTTCACCGGCTGGGAGATCAAGCGGGGGAAGTTCAAGTTCAACAAGTACCAGCACGACGAGGGGGAGAAGACCGTTCTGGGCGCCAGGAAGATCCGCGAAGGGGGCGAGGGAGTCGACGTGGTCCTGTCGCAGCCTGCCTGTCCGGAATTCCTCGTCCGAAAGCTGCTGCGGTTCTTCGTCTTTGACGACGTTGTGCCGCCCGATGCCCTGATCCAGCCGCTCGTCGAGGAGTTCCGGGCGTCCGATCTCGACGTCCGGACGCTCCTGGGCTGGGTCTTCGCCAGCAACCTCTTCTTCTCGCCGCTCGCCCTCTCCCGGAAGGTCCGGTCGCCGGTGGAGCTGGGGGTCGGTCTGCTCCGGGGCCTGGAGGCGACGACGAACCTGCAGGCCCTCGCCGAAGGGACTGCCCGCGTGGGGCAGGAGCTGTTCTATCCCCCGAACGTCAAAGGGTGGGACGGCGGCCGGACCTGGATCAACTCCTCGACACTCCTCGGCCGCGCGAACCTCGTGCGGCAACTCGTTCATAGCGACAAGACCCGTTTCGCCGGGGGAACGCTCGAAGAGCTCGTGGGGGGATGGAAGCTGAAGTCATCGGCGGAGATCGTGGCCCGGTGGTGCGACCTGCTGCTGGCCCGCGAGGTCGCGACAGAGACGCTGCGGCCAGTCGTGAGCCGGATCGACGAGAGCGGCGGAACACGGGAGCACCGGCTGCGCGAGGCGCTGTGCCTGCTCTGCACGATTCCGGAGTTTCAACTGGCGTAG
- a CDS encoding DUF1501 domain-containing protein, whose translation MFINRRQFLRNSAQYGSLVGLGAWAPDLLVRAAAAADAARSDERILVVVQLTGGNDGLNTVVPYKEDIYYRDRPKLAIPAKDVLKIGNDLGFHPALQPLARLLEARQVSVIQGVGYPDPNRSHFESMDIWHTCQRKTDRRTEGWLGKYLEATHGDDTSAMHIGGGKQPFALTADHVRVPSVQSLDQFRLDVKESGGLATVQKLASAPRSGEDDLLGFLQTSTSSALDVSERLQQIASRPASGSKYPEAELSRKLQLAGQLIASNFPARIYYVELDGFDTHSQQAAAHAGLLRQLGEAIEAFMGDLKTQGNQERVLTMVFSEFGRRLAENASEGTDHGAAAPVFLVGAGVKPGLLGRHPSLTDLDQGDLKHHTDFRQVYATVLQSWLKTDSASLLNGPFKPLPALEA comes from the coding sequence ATGTTCATCAATCGACGGCAGTTTCTGCGGAACTCGGCTCAGTACGGATCGCTGGTGGGGCTGGGCGCCTGGGCTCCGGACCTTCTCGTTCGCGCGGCGGCTGCGGCGGACGCGGCCCGAAGCGACGAGCGGATCCTGGTGGTGGTCCAGCTCACCGGCGGGAACGACGGGCTCAACACGGTCGTTCCGTACAAAGAGGACATCTACTACCGCGACCGCCCCAAGCTGGCGATCCCGGCCAAGGACGTTCTGAAGATCGGCAACGACCTCGGTTTCCATCCCGCTCTCCAGCCTCTGGCCCGGCTGCTGGAGGCGCGGCAGGTCTCGGTCATTCAGGGGGTCGGTTATCCCGATCCGAACCGGTCGCACTTCGAGTCGATGGACATCTGGCACACCTGCCAGAGGAAGACCGACCGCCGGACCGAGGGTTGGCTCGGGAAGTACCTGGAGGCGACTCACGGGGACGACACGTCGGCGATGCATATCGGCGGCGGAAAGCAGCCCTTCGCGCTCACAGCCGATCACGTTCGCGTTCCCTCGGTGCAGTCGCTCGATCAGTTCCGGCTCGACGTGAAGGAGTCAGGCGGCCTCGCGACGGTCCAGAAGCTCGCCTCCGCGCCGCGGTCCGGCGAGGACGACCTGCTGGGCTTTCTCCAGACCAGCACGTCGTCGGCCCTCGATGTCAGCGAGCGGCTCCAGCAGATCGCGTCCCGTCCGGCGTCGGGCTCGAAGTATCCGGAGGCGGAGCTCTCCCGGAAGCTGCAACTGGCGGGACAGCTCATCGCGTCGAACTTCCCGGCCCGGATCTACTATGTCGAGCTGGACGGGTTTGACACCCACTCCCAGCAGGCCGCGGCGCATGCGGGGCTTCTGCGGCAGCTGGGCGAGGCGATCGAAGCGTTCATGGGGGACCTCAAGACGCAGGGGAACCAGGAGCGCGTCCTGACGATGGTCTTCAGCGAGTTCGGCCGCCGGCTGGCCGAGAACGCCAGCGAGGGGACCGACCATGGTGCGGCCGCGCCGGTCTTTCTCGTCGGGGCGGGGGTGAAGCCCGGATTGCTGGGACGGCATCCGAGCCTGACCGATCTGGACCAGGGGGACCTCAAGCATCACACCGATTTCCGGCAGGTGTACGCCACGGTGCTGCAGTCGTGGCTCAAGACCGACAGCGCGTCGCTGCTGAACGGCCCGTTCAAACCGCTTCCCGCCCTGGAGGCGTAG
- a CDS encoding SGNH/GDSL hydrolase family protein, translating to MRVLVDHFASGDALFSGAVLLLLGVWYGRAGRPQLATMLVLASLIVILLSSTPLPPLLYLSWGMALVYWFRRGTSQRPTILLAAVTLVCVGSEVQTLLRRLPRLAPDHSVAILGDSLTAQYEGDNATWTDALAGAGRHILNLATPGARLADGIVQAADIPDDCQSVIIFLGGNDILGGTSFEEFASRLDRLLAKVARRERTVYVVELPLVPFGHLYGGAQRRLAQRHGAALISKRIVSHTIFRDGATTDGLHLSSAGARHLGEAIAARIGP from the coding sequence ATGCGGGTTCTGGTCGACCACTTTGCGAGCGGAGACGCCCTCTTCTCCGGCGCCGTTCTTCTGCTCCTGGGGGTCTGGTACGGCCGCGCCGGACGGCCCCAACTCGCCACGATGCTGGTTCTCGCCAGCCTCATCGTCATCCTCCTCTCCTCCACGCCGCTCCCGCCCCTCCTCTACCTGAGCTGGGGGATGGCACTCGTCTACTGGTTCCGCCGCGGCACCAGCCAGCGCCCCACCATCCTGCTCGCGGCGGTCACCCTCGTCTGCGTCGGCAGCGAAGTGCAGACGCTTCTCCGCCGACTCCCCCGGCTCGCTCCAGATCACTCTGTCGCGATCCTCGGCGACTCCCTCACAGCTCAGTACGAGGGAGACAACGCCACCTGGACCGACGCCCTCGCCGGCGCGGGACGACACATCCTGAACCTGGCCACTCCCGGAGCTCGACTCGCCGACGGAATCGTCCAGGCGGCTGACATCCCTGACGACTGCCAGTCGGTGATCATCTTCCTGGGAGGCAACGACATCCTGGGGGGGACATCGTTCGAGGAGTTCGCGTCCCGTCTCGACCGACTCCTCGCCAAGGTCGCCCGCCGGGAACGAACGGTCTACGTCGTCGAACTCCCGCTCGTCCCGTTCGGCCATCTCTACGGCGGAGCCCAGAGACGGCTGGCCCAGCGACACGGAGCGGCCCTGATCAGCAAACGGATCGTCTCCCACACGATCTTCCGCGACGGTGCGACGACCGACGGACTGCATCTCTCCTCGGCCGGAGCCCGTCACCTCGGCGAGGCGATTGCGGCGAGAATCGGCCCCTGA
- a CDS encoding WXG100 family type VII secretion target, which yields MAQAIANPEELRAFALKLKQFNTTIADQAQILAGQLEALSTTWRDQENAKFAEQFREHLRLLGAFIEVNNQHIPYLVRKAERLEEYLQQR from the coding sequence ATGGCCCAGGCAATCGCCAACCCCGAAGAACTCCGGGCTTTCGCCCTCAAACTCAAACAATTCAACACCACCATCGCTGATCAGGCCCAGATCCTCGCCGGTCAACTCGAAGCCCTCAGCACCACCTGGCGAGACCAGGAAAACGCCAAGTTCGCCGAACAGTTCCGCGAACACCTCCGCCTGCTGGGCGCCTTCATCGAGGTCAACAACCAGCACATTCCCTACCTCGTCCGCAAAGCCGAGCGGCTGGAAGAATACCTCCAGCAGCGCTAG
- a CDS encoding D-amino acid aminotransferase produces MQEPLANWNGSELPLSEVRVSVLDRGFLFGDSVYEVLRVYHGRPFLEREHMDRLRESLKELRLSIDCARLETRVHETLQHSRVTDGLIYIQVTRGEAPRMHHFPKPTPTPNELIWVKDLGGDPLASLRGKGATAILVEDQRWKRCDIKSTNLLANCLAAQDAHEAGCEEALLVADDGTITEGSHTSVFGIARGHLLTAPLEANILPGITRGLVLDLAEAAGIPCEEHALTRNNLWEIDELFVTGTTAEVLPIIEVDQRPIAGGHPGPITKRLEAAYRAEVERVCRPH; encoded by the coding sequence ATGCAAGAACCGCTCGCCAACTGGAATGGTTCCGAACTCCCGCTCAGCGAAGTTCGCGTCTCGGTCCTCGACCGCGGCTTCCTGTTCGGCGACAGCGTCTACGAGGTCCTTCGCGTCTACCACGGCCGCCCGTTCCTCGAACGGGAACACATGGACCGCCTCCGCGAAAGCCTCAAAGAACTCCGGCTCTCCATCGACTGCGCCCGCCTCGAAACCCGCGTCCACGAGACCCTCCAGCACAGCCGGGTTACTGACGGCCTCATCTACATCCAGGTCACCCGCGGCGAAGCCCCGCGGATGCACCACTTCCCCAAGCCGACGCCGACCCCCAACGAACTGATCTGGGTCAAAGACCTGGGAGGCGACCCGCTCGCCTCGCTCCGCGGCAAGGGAGCCACCGCCATCCTCGTCGAGGACCAGCGCTGGAAGCGGTGCGACATCAAGTCCACCAACCTCCTCGCCAACTGCCTCGCCGCCCAGGATGCCCATGAAGCGGGCTGCGAAGAGGCGCTCCTCGTCGCGGACGACGGCACCATCACGGAAGGCTCGCACACCAGCGTCTTCGGCATCGCCCGCGGCCACCTGCTGACCGCGCCGCTCGAAGCGAACATCCTCCCCGGAATCACGCGAGGCCTCGTCCTCGACCTCGCCGAAGCGGCCGGCATCCCGTGCGAAGAACACGCACTCACCCGCAACAATCTCTGGGAGATCGACGAGCTGTTCGTCACCGGCACGACCGCGGAGGTCCTGCCGATCATCGAAGTGGACCAGCGTCCGATCGCGGGGGGACACCCCGGACCGATCACCAAGCGTCTGGAAGCGGCCTATCGGGCGGAAGTCGAACGTGTCTGCCGCCCCCACTGA